A region of Triplophysa dalaica isolate WHDGS20190420 chromosome 20, ASM1584641v1, whole genome shotgun sequence DNA encodes the following proteins:
- the atf7a gene encoding cyclic AMP-dependent transcription factor ATF-7a isoform X1, whose protein sequence is MTSTSRDVSRGGACRIPREESERARERVGKRGAVLHCKVFAKMGDEKPFVCNASGCGQRFTNEDHLAVHKHKHEMTLKFGPPRTDSVIIADQTPTPTRFLKNCEEVGLFNELGSSFEQEFPKAHEDEDKRARNPVSCGTGWRVSDIRPDMLQLPAPHSGALDMSLQTPSDVKVKEEDPVEVDSSPPSSPDSMSSMSDSSREPMGRGKGSPPKPAFSSAPTPAIVRPGSLPLHLGYDGLHPTMPSPTSVITHTPPSNRTLGSPTGLYPMMMLPNGQTVPVLPGPMQMPSVISLARPLCMVPNIPGIPGPPLGGSSSGSSSPSGYNLHNEAKMRLKAALSQQMPHGCVGVAMGSSAMAPQRMEQSQLLVQHPDAPSPAQPQVSPAQPTGGRRRRTLDDDPDERRQRFLERNRAAASRCRQKRKVWVNSLEKKAEELTSFNVSLSNEVSHLRNEVAHLKQLLLAHKDCPVTTLQKKTAYLGEEHIKETSEPTGSPAQVIQHSSLAPSPNGLSSRAAAEAVAMSVLAGMGNQRGESGGPSHVIMTTQSHSSSR, encoded by the exons TTACACTGCAAAGTCTTTGCAAAGATGGGGGACGAAAAACCTTTTGTGTGCAACGCTTCTGGCTGTGGGCAG AGGTTTACTAATGAGGACCACCTGGctgttcacaaacacaaacatgaaatgaCGCTCAAATTCGGACCCCCCAGGACCGACTCCGTCATCATCGCAG ACCAGACGCCGACTCCCACCcgtttcctgaaaaactgtgaaGAGGTTGGCCTGTTCAATGAGCTGGGCAGCTCGTTTGAGCAGGAGTTCCCCAAGGCCCACGAAGACGAAGACAAGAGGGCCAGGAACCCGGTGAGCTGTGGGACTGGGTGGAGGGTTTCGGACATTCGGCCCGACATGCTTCAG TTGCCTGCTCCTCATTCAGGAGCGCTGGACATGAGCTTGCAGACGCCCTCAGATGTCAAAGTGAAAGAGGAGGACCCTGTGGAGGTGGACTCGTCTCCGCCTAGCAGCCCTGACTCAATGTCAAGCATGTCGGATAGCAGCAGAGAGCCCATGGGAAGAGGAAAG GGTTCACCCCCGAAACCTGCCTTCAGCTCAGCTCCCACCCCCGCCATTGTGCGTCCAGGTTCCCTCCCCCTGCACCTGGGCTACGACGGCCTACATCCCACCATGCCCTCCCCTACCTCCGTGATCACACATACCCCACCGTCCAATCGTACGCTGGG GTCTCCCACTGGGCTGTACCCAATGATGATGCTTCCTAATGGTCAGACTGTTCCTGTTCTTCCAGGACCTATGCAGATGCCTTCTGTGATATCT CTGGCAAGGCCTCTTTGTATGGTGCCCAACATTCCAGGAATCCCCGGCCCACCACTAGGAGGCAGCAGCAGCGGCTCGTCTTCACCATCTGGATATAACCTTCACAATGAGGCCAAGATG aggCTGAAGGCAGCATTATCTCAGCAGATGCCTCATGGTTGTGTTGGCGTAGCGATGGGTTCCAGTGCAATGGCGCCTCAGAGGATGGAGCAAAGCCAGCTGCTGGTCCAGCATCCTGATGCCCCATCCCCAGCCCAGCCACAG GTGTCGCCCGCTCAGCCCACCGGTGGCCGCAGACGGAGGACGTTGGATGACGACCCCGATGAGAGGAGGCAGCGCTTCCTTGAGCGGAACCGGGCGGCGGCTTCCCGTTGCAGACAGAAGCGTAAAGTGTGGGTCAACTCTCTAGAGAAGAAAGCTGAGGAGCTGACTTCCTTCAATGTCTCACTGTCG AACGAGGTGTCTCATTTACGAAACGAAGTTGCTCATCTCAAGCAGCTGCTTTTAGCCCATAAAGACTGCCCGGTCACCACCCTGCAGAAGAAAACCGCCTACTTGG GAGAGGAGCATATTAAAGAAACGTCTGAGCCCACGGGCTCCCCGGCGCAGGTCATTCAGCACAGTTCTTTGGCTCCAAGCCCCAATGGCTTGAGCTCCCGCGCAGCAGCCGAGGCTGTGGCCATGTCCGTGCTGGCAGGGATGGGCAACCAACGGGGGGAGAGTGGCGGGCCGTCGCACGTCATCATGACCACACAGTCCCACTCTTCCAGTAGATGA
- the atf7a gene encoding cyclic AMP-dependent transcription factor ATF-7a isoform X2 produces the protein MTSTSRDVSRGGACRIPREESERARERVGKRGAVLHCKVFAKMGDEKPFVCNASGCGQRFTNEDHLAVHKHKHEMTLKFGPPRTDSVIIADQTPTPTRFLKNCEEVGLFNELGSSFEQEFPKAHEDEDKRARNPLPAPHSGALDMSLQTPSDVKVKEEDPVEVDSSPPSSPDSMSSMSDSSREPMGRGKGSPPKPAFSSAPTPAIVRPGSLPLHLGYDGLHPTMPSPTSVITHTPPSNRTLGSPTGLYPMMMLPNGQTVPVLPGPMQMPSVISLARPLCMVPNIPGIPGPPLGGSSSGSSSPSGYNLHNEAKMRLKAALSQQMPHGCVGVAMGSSAMAPQRMEQSQLLVQHPDAPSPAQPQVSPAQPTGGRRRRTLDDDPDERRQRFLERNRAAASRCRQKRKVWVNSLEKKAEELTSFNVSLSNEVSHLRNEVAHLKQLLLAHKDCPVTTLQKKTAYLGEEHIKETSEPTGSPAQVIQHSSLAPSPNGLSSRAAAEAVAMSVLAGMGNQRGESGGPSHVIMTTQSHSSSR, from the exons TTACACTGCAAAGTCTTTGCAAAGATGGGGGACGAAAAACCTTTTGTGTGCAACGCTTCTGGCTGTGGGCAG AGGTTTACTAATGAGGACCACCTGGctgttcacaaacacaaacatgaaatgaCGCTCAAATTCGGACCCCCCAGGACCGACTCCGTCATCATCGCAG ACCAGACGCCGACTCCCACCcgtttcctgaaaaactgtgaaGAGGTTGGCCTGTTCAATGAGCTGGGCAGCTCGTTTGAGCAGGAGTTCCCCAAGGCCCACGAAGACGAAGACAAGAGGGCCAGGAACCCG TTGCCTGCTCCTCATTCAGGAGCGCTGGACATGAGCTTGCAGACGCCCTCAGATGTCAAAGTGAAAGAGGAGGACCCTGTGGAGGTGGACTCGTCTCCGCCTAGCAGCCCTGACTCAATGTCAAGCATGTCGGATAGCAGCAGAGAGCCCATGGGAAGAGGAAAG GGTTCACCCCCGAAACCTGCCTTCAGCTCAGCTCCCACCCCCGCCATTGTGCGTCCAGGTTCCCTCCCCCTGCACCTGGGCTACGACGGCCTACATCCCACCATGCCCTCCCCTACCTCCGTGATCACACATACCCCACCGTCCAATCGTACGCTGGG GTCTCCCACTGGGCTGTACCCAATGATGATGCTTCCTAATGGTCAGACTGTTCCTGTTCTTCCAGGACCTATGCAGATGCCTTCTGTGATATCT CTGGCAAGGCCTCTTTGTATGGTGCCCAACATTCCAGGAATCCCCGGCCCACCACTAGGAGGCAGCAGCAGCGGCTCGTCTTCACCATCTGGATATAACCTTCACAATGAGGCCAAGATG aggCTGAAGGCAGCATTATCTCAGCAGATGCCTCATGGTTGTGTTGGCGTAGCGATGGGTTCCAGTGCAATGGCGCCTCAGAGGATGGAGCAAAGCCAGCTGCTGGTCCAGCATCCTGATGCCCCATCCCCAGCCCAGCCACAG GTGTCGCCCGCTCAGCCCACCGGTGGCCGCAGACGGAGGACGTTGGATGACGACCCCGATGAGAGGAGGCAGCGCTTCCTTGAGCGGAACCGGGCGGCGGCTTCCCGTTGCAGACAGAAGCGTAAAGTGTGGGTCAACTCTCTAGAGAAGAAAGCTGAGGAGCTGACTTCCTTCAATGTCTCACTGTCG AACGAGGTGTCTCATTTACGAAACGAAGTTGCTCATCTCAAGCAGCTGCTTTTAGCCCATAAAGACTGCCCGGTCACCACCCTGCAGAAGAAAACCGCCTACTTGG GAGAGGAGCATATTAAAGAAACGTCTGAGCCCACGGGCTCCCCGGCGCAGGTCATTCAGCACAGTTCTTTGGCTCCAAGCCCCAATGGCTTGAGCTCCCGCGCAGCAGCCGAGGCTGTGGCCATGTCCGTGCTGGCAGGGATGGGCAACCAACGGGGGGAGAGTGGCGGGCCGTCGCACGTCATCATGACCACACAGTCCCACTCTTCCAGTAGATGA
- the atf7a gene encoding cyclic AMP-dependent transcription factor ATF-7a isoform X3 — protein sequence MNVSLAYILPKTNLRFTNEDHLAVHKHKHEMTLKFGPPRTDSVIIADQTPTPTRFLKNCEEVGLFNELGSSFEQEFPKAHEDEDKRARNPVSCGTGWRVSDIRPDMLQLPAPHSGALDMSLQTPSDVKVKEEDPVEVDSSPPSSPDSMSSMSDSSREPMGRGKGSPPKPAFSSAPTPAIVRPGSLPLHLGYDGLHPTMPSPTSVITHTPPSNRTLGSPTGLYPMMMLPNGQTVPVLPGPMQMPSVISLARPLCMVPNIPGIPGPPLGGSSSGSSSPSGYNLHNEAKMRLKAALSQQMPHGCVGVAMGSSAMAPQRMEQSQLLVQHPDAPSPAQPQVSPAQPTGGRRRRTLDDDPDERRQRFLERNRAAASRCRQKRKVWVNSLEKKAEELTSFNVSLSNEVSHLRNEVAHLKQLLLAHKDCPVTTLQKKTAYLGEEHIKETSEPTGSPAQVIQHSSLAPSPNGLSSRAAAEAVAMSVLAGMGNQRGESGGPSHVIMTTQSHSSSR from the exons ATGAACGTCTCTCTGGCCTACATACTCCCAAAGACAAATCTT AGGTTTACTAATGAGGACCACCTGGctgttcacaaacacaaacatgaaatgaCGCTCAAATTCGGACCCCCCAGGACCGACTCCGTCATCATCGCAG ACCAGACGCCGACTCCCACCcgtttcctgaaaaactgtgaaGAGGTTGGCCTGTTCAATGAGCTGGGCAGCTCGTTTGAGCAGGAGTTCCCCAAGGCCCACGAAGACGAAGACAAGAGGGCCAGGAACCCGGTGAGCTGTGGGACTGGGTGGAGGGTTTCGGACATTCGGCCCGACATGCTTCAG TTGCCTGCTCCTCATTCAGGAGCGCTGGACATGAGCTTGCAGACGCCCTCAGATGTCAAAGTGAAAGAGGAGGACCCTGTGGAGGTGGACTCGTCTCCGCCTAGCAGCCCTGACTCAATGTCAAGCATGTCGGATAGCAGCAGAGAGCCCATGGGAAGAGGAAAG GGTTCACCCCCGAAACCTGCCTTCAGCTCAGCTCCCACCCCCGCCATTGTGCGTCCAGGTTCCCTCCCCCTGCACCTGGGCTACGACGGCCTACATCCCACCATGCCCTCCCCTACCTCCGTGATCACACATACCCCACCGTCCAATCGTACGCTGGG GTCTCCCACTGGGCTGTACCCAATGATGATGCTTCCTAATGGTCAGACTGTTCCTGTTCTTCCAGGACCTATGCAGATGCCTTCTGTGATATCT CTGGCAAGGCCTCTTTGTATGGTGCCCAACATTCCAGGAATCCCCGGCCCACCACTAGGAGGCAGCAGCAGCGGCTCGTCTTCACCATCTGGATATAACCTTCACAATGAGGCCAAGATG aggCTGAAGGCAGCATTATCTCAGCAGATGCCTCATGGTTGTGTTGGCGTAGCGATGGGTTCCAGTGCAATGGCGCCTCAGAGGATGGAGCAAAGCCAGCTGCTGGTCCAGCATCCTGATGCCCCATCCCCAGCCCAGCCACAG GTGTCGCCCGCTCAGCCCACCGGTGGCCGCAGACGGAGGACGTTGGATGACGACCCCGATGAGAGGAGGCAGCGCTTCCTTGAGCGGAACCGGGCGGCGGCTTCCCGTTGCAGACAGAAGCGTAAAGTGTGGGTCAACTCTCTAGAGAAGAAAGCTGAGGAGCTGACTTCCTTCAATGTCTCACTGTCG AACGAGGTGTCTCATTTACGAAACGAAGTTGCTCATCTCAAGCAGCTGCTTTTAGCCCATAAAGACTGCCCGGTCACCACCCTGCAGAAGAAAACCGCCTACTTGG GAGAGGAGCATATTAAAGAAACGTCTGAGCCCACGGGCTCCCCGGCGCAGGTCATTCAGCACAGTTCTTTGGCTCCAAGCCCCAATGGCTTGAGCTCCCGCGCAGCAGCCGAGGCTGTGGCCATGTCCGTGCTGGCAGGGATGGGCAACCAACGGGGGGAGAGTGGCGGGCCGTCGCACGTCATCATGACCACACAGTCCCACTCTTCCAGTAGATGA
- the atf7a gene encoding cyclic AMP-dependent transcription factor ATF-7a isoform X4 produces MTLKFGPPRTDSVIIADQTPTPTRFLKNCEEVGLFNELGSSFEQEFPKAHEDEDKRARNPVSCGTGWRVSDIRPDMLQLPAPHSGALDMSLQTPSDVKVKEEDPVEVDSSPPSSPDSMSSMSDSSREPMGRGKGSPPKPAFSSAPTPAIVRPGSLPLHLGYDGLHPTMPSPTSVITHTPPSNRTLGSPTGLYPMMMLPNGQTVPVLPGPMQMPSVISLARPLCMVPNIPGIPGPPLGGSSSGSSSPSGYNLHNEAKMRLKAALSQQMPHGCVGVAMGSSAMAPQRMEQSQLLVQHPDAPSPAQPQVSPAQPTGGRRRRTLDDDPDERRQRFLERNRAAASRCRQKRKVWVNSLEKKAEELTSFNVSLSNEVSHLRNEVAHLKQLLLAHKDCPVTTLQKKTAYLGEEHIKETSEPTGSPAQVIQHSSLAPSPNGLSSRAAAEAVAMSVLAGMGNQRGESGGPSHVIMTTQSHSSSR; encoded by the exons atgaCGCTCAAATTCGGACCCCCCAGGACCGACTCCGTCATCATCGCAG ACCAGACGCCGACTCCCACCcgtttcctgaaaaactgtgaaGAGGTTGGCCTGTTCAATGAGCTGGGCAGCTCGTTTGAGCAGGAGTTCCCCAAGGCCCACGAAGACGAAGACAAGAGGGCCAGGAACCCGGTGAGCTGTGGGACTGGGTGGAGGGTTTCGGACATTCGGCCCGACATGCTTCAG TTGCCTGCTCCTCATTCAGGAGCGCTGGACATGAGCTTGCAGACGCCCTCAGATGTCAAAGTGAAAGAGGAGGACCCTGTGGAGGTGGACTCGTCTCCGCCTAGCAGCCCTGACTCAATGTCAAGCATGTCGGATAGCAGCAGAGAGCCCATGGGAAGAGGAAAG GGTTCACCCCCGAAACCTGCCTTCAGCTCAGCTCCCACCCCCGCCATTGTGCGTCCAGGTTCCCTCCCCCTGCACCTGGGCTACGACGGCCTACATCCCACCATGCCCTCCCCTACCTCCGTGATCACACATACCCCACCGTCCAATCGTACGCTGGG GTCTCCCACTGGGCTGTACCCAATGATGATGCTTCCTAATGGTCAGACTGTTCCTGTTCTTCCAGGACCTATGCAGATGCCTTCTGTGATATCT CTGGCAAGGCCTCTTTGTATGGTGCCCAACATTCCAGGAATCCCCGGCCCACCACTAGGAGGCAGCAGCAGCGGCTCGTCTTCACCATCTGGATATAACCTTCACAATGAGGCCAAGATG aggCTGAAGGCAGCATTATCTCAGCAGATGCCTCATGGTTGTGTTGGCGTAGCGATGGGTTCCAGTGCAATGGCGCCTCAGAGGATGGAGCAAAGCCAGCTGCTGGTCCAGCATCCTGATGCCCCATCCCCAGCCCAGCCACAG GTGTCGCCCGCTCAGCCCACCGGTGGCCGCAGACGGAGGACGTTGGATGACGACCCCGATGAGAGGAGGCAGCGCTTCCTTGAGCGGAACCGGGCGGCGGCTTCCCGTTGCAGACAGAAGCGTAAAGTGTGGGTCAACTCTCTAGAGAAGAAAGCTGAGGAGCTGACTTCCTTCAATGTCTCACTGTCG AACGAGGTGTCTCATTTACGAAACGAAGTTGCTCATCTCAAGCAGCTGCTTTTAGCCCATAAAGACTGCCCGGTCACCACCCTGCAGAAGAAAACCGCCTACTTGG GAGAGGAGCATATTAAAGAAACGTCTGAGCCCACGGGCTCCCCGGCGCAGGTCATTCAGCACAGTTCTTTGGCTCCAAGCCCCAATGGCTTGAGCTCCCGCGCAGCAGCCGAGGCTGTGGCCATGTCCGTGCTGGCAGGGATGGGCAACCAACGGGGGGAGAGTGGCGGGCCGTCGCACGTCATCATGACCACACAGTCCCACTCTTCCAGTAGATGA